GTCAGCACCCTCGTCGGGCAGGCCGTCAAGGCGTCCGACGAGTCACCCGGGAAGCTGCACCTGCTGGGCGCGGCGATGGAGAAGCTGGCCGGCAGCAGCGAAGCACGGCTCGGCGGCCCGGCGGTCAAGGGACTGCTGCGCAGCACCACCGGGGAAGAGTTGGCCGGCATCGTGCCGCCGATCGAGCAGGTCCGCAGCGCCACCCAGGAATACCTGTGGGAGATGCTGTCCCGGGGCGCCCTGGCCGACGTGTGGGGCACGCTGCACGCCCGGGCCGCGACCGATCCGGCCCTCGCCGAGGTGTGGAACACGGCGTTCGGCGCCCGGCTCGGCGTGCGCCTGGACACCCCGGCGGAGGATCTCGCGCAGCTACCCGACCTGAGCGGAAGCCTCAACCTGTCGGCGATCACCGCGAAGCGCCACGACAAGGACGCCTACCGGGCGGAGATCCAGTCACAACTCGACGTGGCGCTGGCCGCGCTGCGCGACCGGACCGCGGCCGCGGTGACCGACGTGGTCGCCCAGTCCGACCGGTTCCCGGTCGACGGGCCGAACAAGCCGACCAGCGCGGACGAGGCGGCGGCCAAGGAGAAGGCGGAGGCCGACCGCAAGCTCAACGAGAAGCTCGGCCAGGCCGTCACCGTCCTCGGCAAGCTGGCCGGGATGGTCGACAAGCAGTTCGGCAAGCAGATCGAGACCATCGCCAAGGCCGTGGTCGGCGCCATCTCGGCGATCACCACCTACACCGCGGCGATCTCGGCGGCCGGCATCACGGCGGCGGCCATGGCGATGTCGACCCTCACCCTGGTCGGTGGCCTGGTCGGCGCGGCGATGATCCTGCTACCGCTGTTCAGCTCGGGCGGCGGCGCCGACGGGACCACCGGCGCCGAGATCGCGGCGCTCCGCGATCAGATCAACCGCATGGCCGCGGGAATGGACAAGCGGTTCGACCGGATCGAGAAGATGCTCGGCACGATGTATGACGGGCTGAGCGCCCAACTGACCGCGCTGTCCCGGGATCTCGCCGAGGTGCGGGCCCAGCTCACGGTGATCGCCGGGCAGCTGATCGTCCTCGACCAGCGGGTCGACAGCCTCGCGCTGGCGAGCCAGGCGGCCTTCGAGCAGATCATCCAGCAGCCGCTGAAGACCTCGGTCGACCGTTACGTGCACCGGGAGGCACGCACCGGCACGACGATCGACTCGTTCGCCACCTACTTCGACCAGGCCGACTCGCCGACGCGTACCTTCGCGGCCGACAGCGCCAAGCAGGCGCCCTACGTCGTCCCGACCGGCACGTCGCTGGCCGATCCGGTGGCTACGGTCGGCCTCTACCTGCCGGCCGGGGCGATCGACTACCTCGCACAGTGGGCGGGCGCCCGGGGCATCGCGCTCACCCCCGCGCCCGGCGACCAGCCCGCGTCCGGAGTGGCCAACCCGTCGGCGTGGCTGCTGGGCGCTCGGGCGAACCTGATCCTGCAACTACAGAACCCGCAGTACGCCGCCCAGGTCAACGAGGCCGAGACGCAGAGCACGATCGCCGCCGGCGACGCGGTCAACCGTCGGGTGCGGCAGTTCAGCGCGCCGGCCGCGGACGGTGCCACCAATGCCCTGTTCCAGCGGCTGACCGCCGACTACCGCGCGGCGATGGGCCAGTGGAAGGCCGGCCTCGACGAGGTCGGCCGGGCGGTGCGCTGGGTGGAGACCGACCGCGACTACAACATGTGGGGCAGCGTCGACCAGGACATCCCCGCCGCCGGCCGGATCGCGGACGTGCCCAACATGGCGCGCTGCGGTTCGACGACCGGGGTCTACCTCAACACCCCGAGCAAGCTCAACCGCTCGGCCCTGCCGAACGTCTACCACCTCGCCAACTACGCGATGGCGCTCGGCTACCGACCGGAACTGCGATCCTGCCTCGACGCGCAGTTCGTCGACGTCGAGGTGAACGACGGCCCCCGCTACCAGCAGACCAACGGAGATCTGGAGCTGGTCGTCCGGCAGCAGGCCAAGTGGGTTGGGGGTGACTGGCAGGACGTGCGCACGGTGACCTGGAAGACCCACCTGGTCGACATCTGCCTGTGGAGCCAGCGGAGCAACCCGCCGACCGGGTACTGCCGGGACACCGACTACTACCTCAACGACAAATGGAATTCCACCTACCGGGCGAAGCTGGACAGCAACGGCGTGGTGGTCGACAACCCCGCCGCGCTCGCGCTGGCGCGCACCAAGGCCGCGGCCATGCTGACCGGCAAGCAGCGCTACTTCTACCGGGTCGCGGCGCTCGGCACCGGCGTGGACCGGCCGCCGGCGGGGAGCTGGTCGCCCTCGCAGCAGCTCTGGGACGCCGGCAAGAAGGTCTCGGACACCGTACGGATGCTGCAGATCTTCTCGGACCTGGGCTGGTCGTCGGCGCTGGAACGGGACGACGTGCTGCGCGGCCAGCTGTTCGGCGACCGGTCGCTGCCGGCGGACTATCGCCTGCCGCGCAGCCAGGACAGCTACAACACCGGGTCGCTGCACCTCTACAACGCCTACCAGCGGGCGTTGGCCAACTACGGCAGCTGCAAACAACAAGTGGACTGGGACCCCTGCCAGGGTGACGTGTCCGGGCTGAGTCCGCTGGCGCAGCAGGAGCGGTTCGGCGCCGGCTGCGTCGCGGCTCCGGCAGGGCAGGCGCCGGACGATCCGCTCGGTTCGTGCGTCATCCAGGCCGGATCGGCCGCGAGCGGCATCCTCGCCGACCGCTACGGCTACTGGTCCGGGCAGATCAAAGCCGGCACCCACCAGGAGGGCCTCGCGGCGGTGAAGGGCGTCGTCGGGCTGCTACGGGCGACGAACATCGCAGTGCACGCCGGCTGATCGCCATCAGATCGGGGGCTCACCGCTCTGGTGAGCCCCCGATCCGTCCACTCAGGGCTGCCCTCGACATGTCCGGGTGGCTGGCGCGCGCCGGGCCACCACCGTCAACCTACGGATACCGAACGGCGACACCTTCCCCGAGCGTGGTGGGCATACGGCTCACCGCTGAAGGGACAACACGAAGCATGCGCACCAACCGCCGTACCTTGATCGCCGGTTCTGCCGCGGTCGCCACCGGGGCTCTGCTCGGGTCGCGACCAGCCGCCGCGCAGACCCACCGACCCGGCCCCAAGCCGACCATCGTGCTGGTGCACGGTGCGTTCGCCGACGCGTCCGGGTGGGCTGACGTCGCCCGTGGCCTGCAACGCGACGGCTATCCGGTGCTCGCACCGGCCAACCCGCTGCGCGGTGTCTCCGCCGACGCCGCCTACCTCGCCAGCATCCTGGCCACGATCGACGGCCCTACCGTGCTGGTCGCCCACTCCTATGGCGGGATGGTGGTCACCAACGCCGCCGGCCGAAATCAGGACGTCAAAGCTCTGGTGTACGTCGCGGCGTTCGCCCCCGACGAAGGCGAGACGCTACAGGGACTCCAGCTCAAATACCCCGGCAGCAAACTCGGCCAGGACGCGCTCGACCTGCGCCCCTACCCGACCGCGGACGGCGCCGGAAGCTACGACGGCTATGTGAAGAGCGCCGTCTTCCGTGACGTGTTCGCGGGCGACCTGCCGAAGGCGACGACCGACGTGATGGCGGCGACGCAGCGCCCCGGCGACGTACACACCCTGCTGGAACCGTCCGGGCCGCCGGCATGGCGCAGCATCCCGACGTGGTACCTCGTCGCCCGCAACGACAATCTGATTCCCCCGGCCGCGCAGCGGTTCATGGCGCACCGGGCCGGGGCGCGCACCACCGAGGTCAACGCCTCGCACGTCGCGATGATCTCGCAGCCGCACACCACTCTCGGCGTCATCAAGTCCGCCGCGCGCTGAACGGAGCCACCCCGATGTTTGTCACCACCACCGACGGCGCCCAGATCTTCTACAAGGACTGGGGCGCCGGCCGTCCGGTCGTCCTGTCGCACGGCTGGCCGCTGAACTCCGACAGCTGGGAGGCGCAGGCGCTCTTCCTCTCCTCCAACGGCTACCGGGTCATCGCACACGACCGCCGCGGACACGGCCGGTCCACGCAGACCTGGCACGGCAACGAGATGGACACCTACGCCGACGACCTCGCGACGCTCGTCGACGCTCTCAACCTGCGCGAGGCCACCCTGGTCGGCTTCTCCACCGGAGGCGGCGAGGTGGCGCGCTACATCGGTCGGCACGGCACCGGCCGGGTGGCGCAGGCGGTGCTCGTCTCCGCCGTGCCGCCGTTCATGCTGCGCACCGCCGACAACCCGAACGGAGTCCCGATCGGGGTCTTCGACGCGATCCGGGCCGGGTCGGTCGCCGACCGGTCGCAGACCTACCGAGACCTCGCCGACGGCCCGTTCTTCGGCCACAACCGGCCCGGCGCCAACATCTCGCAAGGCATCCGCGACGCGTTCTGGCTCCAGTCGATGGCCGCCGGGCACCGCAACGCCTACGAGAGCATCGCCGCCTTCTCCGCCACCGACTTCCGTGCCGACCTCGCGGCATTCGACATGCCCACCCTGGTCATCCACGGCGACGATGACCAGGTCGTGCCGTTCGAAGTCGGTGGCATGGCTTCGGCGGCGCTGGTCAAGAACGCCAATCTGATCGTCTATCCGGGCGCGCCGCACGGGATCACCGACACCCACAAGGAACAACTCGGCGCCGACCTGCTCGCCTTCCTGAAGGAGTACGACGCATGAGCACCATCGTCCTGGTCCACGGGCTGTGGGTGACACCGCGCAGCTGGGAGCACTGGGTGCGCTACTACGAGGCAAAGGGCCACCAGGTGCTGACCCCGGCCTACCCGGGCTTCGAGGTCGAGGTCGAGGCACTGCGCGCCGACCCCACGCCGATCGCGAACGTGACCGTGCCGGAGACCATCGCGCACCTGGAGAAGATCATCACGGCGCTGCCGGAGAAGCCGATCATCATGGGCCATTCCTTCGGCGGCGCGCTGACCCAGTTGCTCCTCGACCGCGGCCACGGCGCCGCCGGGGTGGTGATCGACTCCGCGCCGCCGGAGGGCATCCGGGTCAACCCGCCATCGCAGATCAAGTCGCTGTTCCCGATCCTCAACAACCCGGCCAAGCGACACCAGGCCGCCGGATTCACTCCCGAGCAGTTCCACTACGCGTTCACCAACACACTGTCCGAAGAGGACTCCCGCGCGGCCTACGAACGCTATGCGATCCCCGCGCCGGGCAGCTGGGTCTGGTCCTACGGACTGCTCGCCAACTTCACGCCGGGCAAACAGGAAACCTGGGTCGACTTCCGCAACGCCGACCGCGCTCCCCTGCTCTTCATCGCCGGCGGCGCCGACCACATCATGCCGCCGTCGGTCAACAAATCAAACGCCCACCACTACAAGGCCGAGGGTACGGTCACCGACTACCACGAGTTCCCCGGCCGCTCCCACTGGACCTGCGCCGAACCTGGCTGGGAACAGGTCGCCGACCACGCCCTCGACTGGGCCCTGCGGCACGCCGCAAACTGAAGCGTCGCCGAGCCGGTCCTTCCCCTGGGGTGGCCGGCTCGGCGCCGCTAGTCGAGGTCGTGTTCCTCCAACCCGCGCATGATCAGCGTCCGCATCGACCCGAATCCGTAGCGGTCCGCATCGGATGACAGCTCCGCCACCTCGCGGAGCACGGGTTCGACGTCGATGCCGAGCTCGCGGGCCCGGTTGCACAGCGACCAGATCGTCACCAGCTCGTCGCGCGGATCGGAGCCCTGATCCACCGCCGAGACGTGAACGAGCCGGCGGCGGAAATCCCGCGCCGACTCCCATTCGTTCGGCAGGCCGGCAGCCCACCGAAAAGAACCGTAATCCCGGAAGATGTCCCGGACCTCCGCACGAGTCGGTGAACCGCCCGTCTCGTACGCGTCCAACAGCGACTCCAACGCGGCGGCCGCCTCGGCCGTCACCCCGGCCTCTTCCACCGGCGCCGGCGCCTGCCGCAACGTGGCCATCCAGTTCGGGTCACTCAGGTCGACCGGACGCTCTGCGATCTCCCGCAGCAGTTCGTCGATGGTGGCGACGTCCGCACGGACCGCGGCAAGATTCATGCCGCCATTGTGAACCCGTACACCAACTTCTGATCGACGTGCTAATCGTCCAGCACCGCGGCCAGCTGGCCGCGAGAGGTGATCCCCAACTTCGGGAAGATCCGGTAGAGGTGGGACGAGACGGTGCGCGGCGACATGAACAGTTGCTCGCCGATCTCCCGGTTGGAGAGCCCGGCAGCGGCGAGGCTCGCGATCTGCAACTGCTCGCCGGTGAGCACCTCGCGTGCCACGACGCGGGGTAGGGCGGTGTGCTCCCCCGCCGCGCGGAGCTGATGCCGGGCCTGCTCGACCCACGGCATCGCGCCCAGCCGTGACAGCCCGGCCAGGGCCAGCTGAAGCTGCGGCACGGCATCGAGGTCGCGGCGTTGGCGGCGCAACCACCCGCCGTACGCGAGCCCGAGCCGGGCCCGCACCCACGGCCACTGCGTGGCGTCACCGTCGAGCGCGCGCACATAGCGCTCCTCGGCCCGGTCGTCGTCGGCGAGCACCGCGTCGGCGTACCCGTCCACGACGCTGAAGTCGACCGGAGCAACCGGGCCGAGCACTTCACGGACGCCGCCGATGAGCTGGCGTGCCAGCGCGCGACGGTCGGTGTGCACAGCGGCATCAGCCAGGAACATCACCGCGGGAAACGTGCTGCGCGGGTCATACAGCGGATCCTGCGGATCGAAAACCGGGCGAAGGGCGTCGAATCCTTCCTGGTACGCGCCGCGGGCCACCAGTGCCGTGCCGAGCACGACCTGCACCCGGGGCAGGAAGCTGGTGGTTCCCTGTCTGACCGCCTCGGCATTGATCTCCGCCAGCGTCCGCTCGAGCTGGCGCGACTCGCCGGTCAACGCGGCCAGCCGGGCCTCGTTGAGCCGCGCCGAGTTGCGCCAGGTCGGCTGGCCGGTCTCGTCGGCGAGGCGGCGGCCCTCGTCCAGCGCCGTGCGGGCGCGGTCCCAGTGGCCGATGAACCAGTCGGCCTGGATCCGGGTGAGCAGGACGTGCGGCAGAAGTCCGAGCCGGCCCTGGGCCCGCAGCAGCCGCTCGGCCTCGTCGGCGAACGCTCGTGCCAGCAGGGCGTCACCGACGACGACGGCACCCATCGCATACATGCGCAGCGCGTTGGCGTCCGAGATGTCGCGGGTGAGCGCCCGCCGGCACTCGGCCAGGATCCGGGGCGTGTGGCCCACCTGGTCGATGCCGGACAACGCGAAGACCAGACGATGCTCCGATCCGGCGACCGGCAGGGCGAGCGCGGTGGTGGCGAGCAGCTGCCGGGTCGGCGCGTCGGGGCGCGTCCAGTAGCAGCGGGACGCGATGGACATGAGCACGTTCCAGGCGAGTTCGAGGTCACCCGCACGCCACGCGACCCGCACATCATCATGCAGGTCCAGGATGCGCCCGACGTCGTCGCTGCCGTGCCCGGTGAAGAGCTCGGCGAGCCATGCCGCGCGGATCTGATCGAGCGTGTCCAGCGGATCGGCGCACGCCGCGGCGCGTAGCCGGTTGACCGTCCGGCGGTCGCCGAGCTCGTATGC
This genomic interval from Asanoa ferruginea contains the following:
- a CDS encoding alpha/beta fold hydrolase, with protein sequence MRTNRRTLIAGSAAVATGALLGSRPAAAQTHRPGPKPTIVLVHGAFADASGWADVARGLQRDGYPVLAPANPLRGVSADAAYLASILATIDGPTVLVAHSYGGMVVTNAAGRNQDVKALVYVAAFAPDEGETLQGLQLKYPGSKLGQDALDLRPYPTADGAGSYDGYVKSAVFRDVFAGDLPKATTDVMAATQRPGDVHTLLEPSGPPAWRSIPTWYLVARNDNLIPPAAQRFMAHRAGARTTEVNASHVAMISQPHTTLGVIKSAAR
- a CDS encoding alpha/beta hydrolase, which produces MSTIVLVHGLWVTPRSWEHWVRYYEAKGHQVLTPAYPGFEVEVEALRADPTPIANVTVPETIAHLEKIITALPEKPIIMGHSFGGALTQLLLDRGHGAAGVVIDSAPPEGIRVNPPSQIKSLFPILNNPAKRHQAAGFTPEQFHYAFTNTLSEEDSRAAYERYAIPAPGSWVWSYGLLANFTPGKQETWVDFRNADRAPLLFIAGGADHIMPPSVNKSNAHHYKAEGTVTDYHEFPGRSHWTCAEPGWEQVADHALDWALRHAAN
- a CDS encoding alpha/beta fold hydrolase is translated as MFVTTTDGAQIFYKDWGAGRPVVLSHGWPLNSDSWEAQALFLSSNGYRVIAHDRRGHGRSTQTWHGNEMDTYADDLATLVDALNLREATLVGFSTGGGEVARYIGRHGTGRVAQAVLVSAVPPFMLRTADNPNGVPIGVFDAIRAGSVADRSQTYRDLADGPFFGHNRPGANISQGIRDAFWLQSMAAGHRNAYESIAAFSATDFRADLAAFDMPTLVIHGDDDQVVPFEVGGMASAALVKNANLIVYPGAPHGITDTHKEQLGADLLAFLKEYDA
- a CDS encoding helix-turn-helix transcriptional regulator translates to MTGSTVADEPIEPAGGASGLVGRARELEVIDGMLARLDQGGGSLLLRGEAGVGKSALLRRAAELARRRGHLVLTAGGTDGDVMPYASLRRLLPPWMIESVELPPGQRAALFAATRPDDPAVVPAPYLVGMAALTAVTEAAESRPITLAIDDAHWLDAESRSVIAFLGRRLAADPVLLIVATRPVDDPDDAVEATTTITVPALHDGAANALLDAVAPDLDPFIRGQILHAARGNPLALTELPRTWAHTAPAHRAATANVPVGDHIRSSFAGSYRGLPALSRDVLLVAALDEHAPVAEILEAAEVFHGGHVPAEALGPCAAAGLITVTPAEVLFRHPLVRAAVVGSDDAERVRAAHRALAVVLARSDRRGALAHRAQAAHGTDDGLADDLAEAARAAHQRAETTPAIWLMERAARVTGQPGVRGHRLLMAATWAYELGDRRTVNRLRAAACADPLDTLDQIRAAWLAELFTGHGSDDVGRILDLHDDVRVAWRAGDLELAWNVLMSIASRCYWTRPDAPTRQLLATTALALPVAGSEHRLVFALSGIDQVGHTPRILAECRRALTRDISDANALRMYAMGAVVVGDALLARAFADEAERLLRAQGRLGLLPHVLLTRIQADWFIGHWDRARTALDEGRRLADETGQPTWRNSARLNEARLAALTGESRQLERTLAEINAEAVRQGTTSFLPRVQVVLGTALVARGAYQEGFDALRPVFDPQDPLYDPRSTFPAVMFLADAAVHTDRRALARQLIGGVREVLGPVAPVDFSVVDGYADAVLADDDRAEERYVRALDGDATQWPWVRARLGLAYGGWLRRQRRDLDAVPQLQLALAGLSRLGAMPWVEQARHQLRAAGEHTALPRVVAREVLTGEQLQIASLAAAGLSNREIGEQLFMSPRTVSSHLYRIFPKLGITSRGQLAAVLDD